A genomic region of Besnoitia besnoiti strain Bb-Ger1 chromosome Unknown contig00191, whole genome shotgun sequence contains the following coding sequences:
- a CDS encoding putative apocytochrome b (encoded by transcript BESB_033290), with protein sequence MSAHYSLVIEQDSFVPYLPYYLIGLIFLQTAFGLIELSHPDNSIPVNRFVTPLHIVPEWYFLAYYAVLKVIPSKTGGLLVFMLSTCQ encoded by the exons atgtcggctcattactcccttgttattgaacaagattca tttgttccctatctaccatattatctaattggtttaattttcttacaaacggcttttggtttgattgaattatcgcacccagataactccataccagtgaaccggtttgtaactccgcttcatatcgtacctgaatggtactttttagcatattatgcggtgttaaaagtaatcccatccaaaaccggtggtttgttagtatttatgttatcaacatgtcaatga